The DNA window TAAACTTAAGTTTGGGGAAGTAATGTATTAGGTGTTAAATTGGGATAAATTGTGAAGGGTCTTTGTTAATAGGCTCCTATGTATAGTCTGAAATCTGAGTCGTCTAAGAAAGTAAGGACTTTTGCGTTATGTGCATCTGTTTTTGGACTTAGATCTGATAGAATTGGAATTAGATTCTAAAGTCGGTATGAATTATATTCATGCTAAGTTAGATCTTAAACAAGTAAAGTGTGATATCATTCATGATAAATGGTATTGATAAAATGACACTGTTGTTTATTTTAGAAGAATAAATAGAGTTCCATGCCATGGTTTAAAAATTGACTTTGAGTGTGTCCTTTTCTATTATTAAGTAGATTGTGAGTTTGTTCCCGTCATAGTGTTTTTTGTTGATTGCCGAAAAATGTGAGAATATTTAGGAGTATGTGGAAACCAAATTAGACTTGTGCAAAATGGATGTGAGATTGTATATAGCTAAACATGAAGTTGAAGTAGACATTGATGATTAACTAGATGACATCATTAGTGATATTGGTTAAGATTCTTTTCAACAACATATGTATGATACTTTGAGCAGTTACACGAAATAGTCTTCTTATTTGAGCTACAATATTTTTCAAACGGTTTTCAGGGGTGTTGATGTTGTTCAACTTGAGGTCAAAAAAATAGGTTGATGGACAAAAGTTTCAATGGAATTTGGAACTTGTTTAAAGGCGTGCTTTCAAGATTTAATACATTGTCGTATTGTAATAATGAGAAGAAGATTTTTTGACTGATAGATATCAGGCATAAGAAAATATGTGTATGCTAATGAtcatatattgaaaaaaaattgaagagtATGATGAGTCCCTTGGTGTAGGGTATTACTCATCAAAGTGAATGATGTTGATTCTAAATGTGGTATGAGCATCAAGGGTCCTCCTTGTAGTACTATGGACATTTTCACACTCCGATCGATTCTTTGTAATGGAAAATGATTAGATCTTTGTTTCTCGATTTTGACAATGTGCCAAAAACCCTTAAGCTTGGTCTTTCTACAGAAGGAATTAATGTAGTAGCCATAGATCATGGACTCATTCTGCTTATAGTATACAACTTATTTCCTTGGTTGTGCATGAGAAGATATTCATTCAATGGTCAAAAAGACTTGTGGAGATTATTTCAGGTAAAATAttagttaatatatatttttcgaTTTATTcttagaaagaatataaaaatgcTGACCAAGTTTTAAAGGCAACATTGCAAAGAACGAATTTGAAGATTGTGGAATTTTTTTTTGGGTTCTAACATATGTTGTGGAGCTGTGTATAGTTAAACAAGAGCTATATGGATAAAAACTCATCAATTGTGGTTGACATTAGTACATCTTATTGTAAAAATAAGCCATCATAGGTGTTCCCATTGTAAATTGTTTACAACATGTTATTAGTTATAAAAGTTACTATATACAATATCTACCCATTAAGTTCACATTTTGTATTCATTTTTAGCGCAAAGATAGAGTTAAGTGTATGGATGGAGCAATTAAATCTGTGTACAGCAGGTGAAGTTGAACTACTAATTAGCTTAATGTCAAAACACTTAAATCCCTTTGACATTTCATATTATTATAATTACAGACAAGAAATCATTAACAATATCATCACTAAGGTAGTGGAATAAAGAACTGTCATATTGCAATAGTTAAAAAGGCCCGTGATGCAGTTTATACTTGGTTAGCTACTTTCACAGAAAAGCTacaaaaaaatgatatatttttcaatttcaaCCTATGTATATATACATTATTAAACAATGGTTCATACAAGCTATTTTCCATTCTACAATCCAAAAAATGGTTAAAGTACAAACAAATTTTCATtctaaaatccaaaaataaaagcaaacttcatataaaaataaataaaagtaaaaaaaccaAACAAATCAAAGAGAAAAACTCCATAGTGACAACTCAACATCTTCAAAGTCTGTATTAATATCTTGATACTCAAACTCATGCCCCAAACTATGTGTTGGAGACAGCAGCGCCATATTCCTTAATGAATCTGGAATGTTCAACACTTccttctcttcatcttcttccatacAAAACATAAGCTGCTCCTCTGTGGCAGCGGAGGTGGCTACAGCAGTGTCAATATCATTAGTGGTTAAAACCTTATTTGATATGAAAATCTTATCTGGTCTGAAAGCCTCGGCAGCTTGTGCAGCTGTCTTTTGTAAATCTTTTGTTGCAGTAGTGGCAGGAACAGGGAGTCGCCAGGCCGAGTCTGCAAAGTTGAGACAGGCGTTGCAACCTCTCAATGCCAAGGCTGCAACATCATGGGCTCGGGCTGCCATCTCGGCCGTCGGAAAAGTTCCTAGCCAAATTTTAGTCTTCTTGTTAGGCTCTCTCATTTCACACACCCACTTATCTAAATTCCTCCTTCTCACACCCCTGAACACTGGGTGGCGAGTCTCCTTGAACTTCTTCCTCCCTGCACGCTTCTTCGGTGTACTCGCAGCTAATCGCACCTCCTCGTTGAAAACTGGCACCTCCATAGAGATTTCTAAAGTTGAAGGTTTTGAAGAACTGGGTTGTGAGGAAGTGGAGGGGTTGTTAGTTGGAAACATGATTGTGCGTTGGAGAGAGTAGATGACAAAGGTTTTGGTAAGTGAAATTGAAGGCTGAAGATGGAGTTGGTGTAAGAATTGTGAAGAGTAAGGTGTTGTATATATAGGGAACCATGGTTGAATTGAAGGAAAGTGGTAAGAGTGTGAGAGTGTTTTGTGTGAGTGTGGGAAAGAGGTAACCGTGAGAGTGTTTTGTGTGAGTGAGTGAGGTTAGATATTTTGTAAGTATAATGAGACAGCTGGTATAATAATGCCAAGTTGGAAGATCTGTCATTGGTTATatatttgaaaaagagaaaggGAAAGTGATGAGAAGGAAAGACGTACCCCACACAATACTCAAAAATAGTAATAAAGTTATCCATTTAGTATCTTCTAAGACActatatcatgtttttttttcctTGAAATAGAGTTATTAAGGTTATGAAAGCGAACATACAGGACTATGCTGTTTTTATCTATTATATACTTTTagtcaaaataaaaaagtttttgaaatagtaaaattaaatattaacttcttttgtaatttttgtatttgtatactatatgta is part of the Vicia villosa cultivar HV-30 ecotype Madison, WI linkage group LG2, Vvil1.0, whole genome shotgun sequence genome and encodes:
- the LOC131653172 gene encoding dehydration-responsive element-binding protein 1E-like, which translates into the protein MFPTNNPSTSSQPSSSKPSTLEISMEVPVFNEEVRLAASTPKKRAGRKKFKETRHPVFRGVRRRNLDKWVCEMREPNKKTKIWLGTFPTAEMAARAHDVAALALRGCNACLNFADSAWRLPVPATTATKDLQKTAAQAAEAFRPDKIFISNKVLTTNDIDTAVATSAATEEQLMFCMEEDEEKEVLNIPDSLRNMALLSPTHSLGHEFEYQDINTDFEDVELSLWSFSL